Proteins encoded in a region of the Oncorhynchus keta strain PuntledgeMale-10-30-2019 chromosome 3, Oket_V2, whole genome shotgun sequence genome:
- the gpam gene encoding glycerol-3-phosphate acyltransferase 1, mitochondrial, translated as MEVAVTIGPDSLLQVNGADQGGSRWKQPNDDSDRSSSPSVLRCVTSTWKEGLLNRKRPFVGRCCHSCTPQSQARLFNSSIPSLGLRNVIYINETHTRHRGWLARRLSYVLFVLERDVQKDMFARNVVDNVLNNSRVESAIVEVATELDPAATEAGVEHKAVSKVRRKARGFLQEMVANISPAFIRLTGWALLKLFNGFFWSIQIHKGQLEMVKKAATEYNAPLVFLPVHKSHIDYLLITFILFCHNIKAPHIAAGNNLNIPIFSTLIRKLGGFFIRRKLDETPDGKKDVLYRSLLYVYTEELLRQQQFLEVFLEGTRSRSGKPSPARAGMLSIVVDALCNGVIPEVMVVPVGISYDRILEGNYNSEQLGKPKKNESLWGVACGVLRMLRKNYGCVRVDFTQPFSLKEYLDTQRSRHIPPTLSLEQTLVPTIIDAQPDQAQFEGEQEEQPNSRDLSDEPWRRQVIANLAKHVLFTANKSSAVMSTHIVACLLLYRHRQGVALSKLVEDFFNMKEEILSRDFDLGFSGNSEDVVMHALHLLDNCVHVTSTNRNTEFTIAPSKTVPALFELNFYSNGLFHVFISDAIIACSALALLREQAASEVEGEQGGPSILLSQERLIRKAAGLSHFLTNEVAVAPPCQTIYQVFHDAVSRLIQYGVLYVAEEDQEELTPSPTEEPWPKKFPEPLSWRSDEEDEDSDFAEEQRDRYLKVSLSPEHQEFFVFLQRLLSPVLEAYSGAAIFVHSLSQPMAEPEYTQQLFRYLLTRTEKGVAAYGESATHYLVKNTVRTFKELGVLKERRENRVSLVELSSTFLPQANRNKLLHYILGFTLL; from the exons ATGGAAGTGGCCGTCACGATTGGGCCAGACAGCCTGCTCCAGGTCAATGGAGCTGACCAGGGAGGCAGCCGCTGGAAGCAGCCTAACGATGACTCA GACCGCAGTTCCAGTCCGTCTGTCCTGCGCTGTGTGACCAGCACGTGGAAGGAGGGCCTGCTGAACAGAAAGAGGCCATTCGTGGGCCGCTGCTGCCATTCTTGCACGCCGCAAAGTCAG GCGAGACTCTTCAACTCGAGCATTCCTTCTCTAGGACTGCGCAACGTGATTTACATCAATGAGACCCACACCAG ACATCGTGGCTGGCTGGCCCGCAGGCTCAGCTATGTGCTGTTTGTTCTGGAGAGGGACGTCCAGAAGGACATGTTCGCTCGCAACGTGGTGGACAATGTACTCAACAACAGCAG GGTGGAGAGTGCAATTGTGGAGGTGGCCACTGAGTTGGATCCTGCGGCCACCGAGGCTGGGGTGGAACATAAAGCGGTCAGCAAGGTGAGGCGGAAAGCCAGAGGGTTCCTGCAAGAGATGGTGGCCAACATCTCACCAGCCTTCATCAG GCTGACGGGATGGGCTCTTCTCAAGCTCTTCAATGGCTTCTTCTGGAGCATCCAGATCCACAAAGGCCAGCTGGAGATGGTGAAGAAAGCTGCTACGGAG TACAACGCTCCCCTTGTCTTCCTGCCTGTGCACAAGTCTCACATCGACTACCTGCTCATCACCTTTATCCTCTTCTGCCACAACATCAAGGCCCCCCACATCGCCGCCGGAAATAACCTCAACATCCCCATATTCAG CACATTGATACGTAAACTGGGAGGATTCTTCATTCGGCGAAAACTCGACGAGACGCCAGACGGAAAGAAGGATGTCTTGTACAGATCTCTATTATATGTA TACACAGAGGAGTTGCTGAGGCAGCAGCAGTTCCTGGAGGTCTTCCTGGAGGGCACGCGCTCTCGCAGCGGCAAGCCCTCCCCGGCACGCGCCGGCATGCTCTCCATCGTCGTGGACGCCCTGTGCAACGGCGTCATCCCCGAAGTGATGGTGGTGCCCGTGGGCATCTCCTATGACCGCATCCTCGAGGGCAACTACAACAGTGAGCAGCTG GGGAAGCCGAAGAAGAATGAGAGTCTGTGGGGTGTCGCGTGCGGAGTGTTACGGATGCTGCGGAAGAACTACGGCTGTGTGAGAGTGGACTTCACCCAGCCGTTCTCTCTGAAA GAGTACCTGGACACGCAAAGAAGTCGGCATattcctcccaccctctccctggAACAGACCTTGGTGCCCACCATCATCGATGCACA GCCGGATCAGGCCCAGTTTGAGGGCGAGCAGGAGGAGCAGCCCAACTCCAGGGACCTGTCGGACGAACCCTGGAGAAGACAGGTCATCGCCAACCTGGCCAAGCACGTACTCTTCA CGGCTAACAAGTCCTCAGCGGTCATGTCcacccacattgtagcctgtctGCTCCtttacagacacagacag GGGGTTGCGCTGTCTAAGCTGGTGGAGGACTTCTTCAACATGAAGGAGGAGATCCTGTCACGGGACTTTGACCTGGGCTTCTCCGGCAACTCCGAGGACGTGGTCATGCACGCTCTCCACCTCCTGGACAACTGTGTGCACGTGACCAGCACCAACCGCAACACGGAGTTCACCATCGCCCCGAGCAAAACGGTGCCGGCGCTGTTCGAGCTCAACTTCTACAGCAACGGCCTCTTCCATGTCTTTATCTCGGACGCCATCATAG CATGCAGTGCTCTGGCATTGCTACGGGAACAGGCGGCATCTGAGGTGGAGGGGGAGCAGGGCGGGCCCAGCATCCTCCTCAGTCAGGAGAGACTGATCCGGAAGGCCGCTGGCCTCTCCCACTTCCTCACCAATGAAGTGGCGGTTGCACCG ccctgtcAGACCATCTATCAGGTGTTCCACGATGCTGTCAGCCGTTTGATCCAGTATGGAGTTCTGTATGTGGCAGAG GAGGACCAGGAGGAGCTGACCCCCAGCCCCACCGAGGAGCCATGGCCTAAGAAGTTCCCTGAGCCCCTGTCGTggaggagtgatgaggaggacGAGGACAGCGACTttgcagaggagcagagggaccGCTACCTCAAA GTGAGCCTGTCCCCCGAGCACCAGGAGTTCTTTGTTTTCCTGCAGCGTCTCCTCAGCCCTGTACTGGAGGCCTACAGCGGGGCGGCCATCTTTGTCCACAGCCTGAGCCAGCCCATGGCCGAGCCCGAGTACACGCAGCAGCTCTTCCGATACCTGCTCACACGCACTGAGAAGGGAGTGGCCGCCTACG gTGAAAGTGCGACACACTACCTCGTGAAGAACACCGTGAGAACGTTTAAGGAACTTGGG GTCCTGAAGGAGAGGCGGGAGAACCGTGTGTCATTGGTGGAGCTGAGCAGCACCTTCCTACCTCAGGCGAATCGGAACAAGCTCCTGCATTACATCCTGGGCTTCACCCTCCTGTGA